The following DNA comes from Kitasatospora sp. NBC_01287.
TGCACGGCGGCCAGCCGCGGCGGCACCCGCAGACCGTTGTCGTCGCCGTGCGACATGATCAGGCCACCGACCATGCGGGTCGAGACGCCCCAGGAGGTCTGCCAGACGTACTCGCGCTCGGCGCCCTGCAGCTGGTAGGTGGTGTTGAAGGCCTTGGCGAAGTTCTGGCCCAGCTCGTGGCTGGTGCCCATCTGCAGCGCCTTGCCGTCGCCCATCATGCCCTCAAGGGTGAGGGTGTTGATCGCGCCGGCGAAGCGCTCCTTGGCGGTCTTGCGACCGAGCACCACGTCGATGCCGAGCACGTTGGTCATGAAGTCGCCGTAGACGTCCGTGTGGATCATCGAGGCGTACGCGCGGGCGTCCTCGTAGGTGGCGTGGGCGGTGTGGCCCTCCTGCCAGAGGAACTCGGTGGTGCGCAGGAAGACCCGCGGACGCAGCTCCCAGCGGACCACGTTGGCCCACTGGTTGATCAGCAGCGGCAGGTCGCGGTGGCTCTGCACCCACTTGGAGAAGTACTCGTTGATGATCGTCTCGGAGGTCGGCCGGACCACGACCGGCTCCTCCAACTGCTTGCCGCCGCCGTGGGTGACCACCGCGAGCTCGGGGGCGAAGCCCTCGACGTGCTCGGCCTCCTTGGTCAGGTAGGACTGCGGGATGAACATCGGGAAGTAGGCGTTCTGCGCGCCCGCCTTCTTGATCCGCGCGTCCATCTCCTGCTGCATCCGCTCCCACAGGCCGTAGCCGTACGGTCGGATGACCATGGTGCCGCGCACCGGACCGTTGTCGGCCAGCTCGGCCTTGTTGATCAGATCCTGGTACCAGCGCGGGAAGTCATCCGCCTGGGGGGTGAGAACGGGAGCCTTTGCCATGGGGCGAATCGTACGGTGCCCGGCGGACCGAGTGTGAATCGCCGCAGGAGCCGGGCCAGGGCCGGGACTCGGCCGGGACTCGGCCGGGCAGGGACCGGTCCGCGGACCGCCGGGGGGCGCACGCCCGGCAGGCTCGCACGCCCCGGCGCGCTCCTCTGGACGGCGCGCCCGCGCCGCTGTTCGCTTGAGTCGGGGCGAACAGCGGGGGGAGCATTTCGCAGGCACGTCCGACCGGACCTGATTGGGAGGCCACCAGTATGGCTTCAGCGCACGGCACGGCCATCGCGGCACCGATCCAGCCGACCCCCGCCGCGCGGGCCCGCGACTGGGCCGAGATCCAGGAGCGCACCCTGGTCCCGCTCTACGAGGCGGTGCACCAGCGGCTGGCCGTCGGCCCGGCCCTGAGCCTGCTGGACCTGGGCTGCCGCTCCGGGCTCGCGCTGCTGCTGGCCGCCGGACGCGGGGCCCAGGTGGCGGGTCTGGAGCCGGATCCGGAGCTGCGCGAGCTGGCCAGGGCGCGCCGGCTGCCGGTCGCCCCGGGGCCGGGTGCCACCCGGTCGGCGCACGGCGCGGTGACCGTCTTCGAGCCGCTGCGGCTGGCCGAGGAGCCGCGGCGAGTGGCCCGGGAGGCGGCCCGGCTGGTGCTGCCCGGCGGGCTGGTGGTGCTGGCCGGCCTCGCGCCCGAGCAGGCCTGCCAGAGCGCCGCGGTGCTGGAGGTGGCGCGGCGGCGCGGCGGGCCGGGCCGGCTCCTGGACCCGTTCCGGCTCAGCGGGGCGGGCGAGCTGGCCGGGCTGGCCGCCGGGGCCGGGCTGCGGGTGGTCGGCAGCGGCCAGGTGGCCTGCCCGTTCGGCTACCCCGACCTGGACAGCGCGGTGCGCGGGCTGCTCGCCACCGGGTGGTTCGACGCGGCCCTCGCCTACGCGGGCGCGGCGCCGGTGGCCAAGGAGGTGGCCGAGGCGCTGCACCCCTTCACCCGCGCGGACGACACGGTGCGGATGGCCAACGTCTTCCAGTACGTGCTGGGCCGCCGGACCTGACGCGGTCCGCGGCCCAGCTGACGCGGTCTCACTCGGAACTCCTGGCAATCCCGGCGGCCCGGTAGGCGGCCTCCTCGTCCAGCGTCTCGTGCTCCAGCAGGGCCGCGGCCAGCGCGTTCAGCCGGCCGCGGTGCTCCTCCAGCAGCCCCAGCGCCTCCTCGTAGCACTCGGCCACGATCCGCCGGGCCTCGTGGTCCACCAGGTCCAGGGTGGCCGGGGCGGCGGAGAGGCCGTAGGCGCCCTGGCTGTCGTCCGGGATCGCGGTGAGCCGCCCGACCCGCTCGCTCATGCCCCAGCGCCCGGCCATGCCGCGGGCGATGTTGGTGACCTGCTCCAGGTCGCTCTCGGCGCCGGTGGTGACCACCCCGTAGACCACCTGCTCGGCGGCCATCCCGCCGAGCGCGCCGATGATCCGCCCGCGCAGGTACTCCTCGGTGTAGGAGTACCTGTCGGCCTCGGGGGTGGACATGGTGACGCCCAGCGCCCGGCCGCGCGGCACGATGGTGACCTTGCGGACCGGGTCGGCGCCCGGCTGCAGCATGCCGAGCAGGGCGTGGCCGCTCTCGTGGTAGGCCGTCCTGCGGCGGTCGGCCTCCGGCATCACCAGCGGCCGCACGGCGCCCAGTTGGACCTTCTCCAGGGCGTCCGAGAGGTCGCGCTGGCCGACCGCGTCCTGCTTGCGGCGGACCGCGAGCAGGGCCGCCTCGTTGACCAGGTTGGCGAGCTCGGCACCGGTCATCCCGGGGGTCGTCTTGGCGATCTCGGCCAGGCTGGTGCCCTGGGCCAGCGGCACGTCGCGGGCGTGGATGGCGAGGATCGCGGTGCGCCCGTCGCGGTCGGGCGGGCTGACGTTGACCACCCGGTCGAACCGGCCGGGGCGCAGCAGCGCCGGGTCGAGCACGTCGGCCCGGTTGGTCGCGGCCAGCACCACCACGCCCTCGGAGCCGGAGAAGCCGTCCATCTCGGTGAGGATCTGGTTGAGCGTCTGCTCGCGCTCGTCGTGGCCGCCCATGGTGTTCCCGCCGCCGCGCTTGCGCCCGATGGTGTCGATCTCGTCGATGAAGATGATCGCGGGGGCCACCTTGCGGGCCTCGGCGAAGAGTTCGCGCACCCGGCTGGCGCCAACGCCGACGATCATCTCGATGAACTCGGAGGCGGAGGCGGAGAAGAACGGCACCCCCGCCTCGCCGGCCACCGCCCGGGCGAGCAGGGTCTTGCCAGTGCCGGGCGGCCCGGCCAGCAGCACGCCGCCGGGCATCCGGGCACCCAGCCTGCGGTAGGCGCCCGGGTTCTTCAGGAAGTCCACCACCTCGGTGAGTTCGGCCTTGACCTCGTCGATGCCGGCCACGTCGGCGAAGGTGGTGCGCTTGCCCTCCTCGGGCACCACCGGTTTGGGCGGCGCCTTGCGGCCCAGCGGTCCGCCGCCCGGGCCGCCGGCCAGCCGGCGGGCCAGCAGCACCCAGATCACCACCAGCAGCAGCATCGGGGCCAGCGAGATCAACAGGTTGGCCAGGAAGCTGCGCTGCTGCACCACCGGTTCGGCGGTCACCTCCACGCCCTGGGTGAGCAGCGTGCTGTAGAGGTTGTCGTTGGCGAACGAGGGCCGCTGGGTGGTGAACTCCGTGTAGTCGCCCTTGCCGCCGTCCGGCTTGGCGGCGGCGGCCTTGAGGGTGCCCTCGATCGCGTCGCCCTTGGCGTAGATCTTGGCGACGTTGCCCTTGGTCAGCTCGTTGTTGAACTCGGTGTACGAGATGGTGGTGCCGCCGCCGTTGCCGAAGAAGCTCAGCAGCAGGTCACTGATCAGGAAGACCGCGAGCGCGGTGAGGATGAGCCCGACCCAGCCGCCGGGCATCTTGCGGCGCGGCGGCACGGGCGGCGGCGGGGGCGGGGCGCCCTCCGAGCGCCAGGGCTGCTCGGGACTCTGGCGCGGCGGCACGGGTTCGGTCACCTTCCGGACCATACGGGCCGAAAACCTGACGAACCATCAGCAACGCCGCCGGGCCGGGCGGACCGGGCCGGCGGACATGGTCGGGCGAACCAGTCGGGCGGGCGTCGGCCGCGTGGCCGGACAGGCGTCAGCCGCGCGCTCCCAGCGGCTGCCACTCCTCCGCCGTCAGGGCGAAGCGCTCGTGGTCGCGCCAGGCCCCGGCCAGGAAGAGCATCCGCGGCGTGAACCCCTCGTGCCGGAAGCCGAGCCGGCGGGCCAGCGCGATCGAGCGCTCGTTCTCCGGCTGCACGTTGATCTCCAGCCGGTGCAGACCCAGGCCCCCGGCGGTCTGGTCCGCGAAGCAGGAGTCCAGCACCTGCCGCATGCCCTCGCTCATCCGCCCGGTGCCGGCGTAGGGCAGGTAGCTGTCGTAGCCGAGCGCGGCGTTGCAGTACCGGCCCATCACGATGTTGGAAACGTTGCACTTGCCGACCAGGCCGCTCTCGGCCGTGTCCACGATCAGATAGCTGCGCAGCCCGGGACCCTGACGCTGCAGCAGGTCCGGCAGCCCGTCCGGCTCCACCGGATTCCAGCGCCCGATGTGCTCGGCGGAGCGGCGCACCGACGCGGCGTACAGCACGGCGTCGGAGGGCCTGGGGGCGCGAATCGTCACACGGCTCATCCGGACATCATCGGGCATCGGGCCAACGGCGTCGGCCCGCCACCCCCCAGCGGGGTGACGGGCCGACAGGCGGTTCCGGGGCACCGGCAGGGCGCACCGGACTACAGCAGGTCCTTGAACTCCTTGGGCAGCTCGAAGTCGCTCGGCCCCTTGCCCGCGCCGATCCCGAAGGCACCGCCCTGGGTCGGCTCCTGCTGGCCGGCGGCCGGGCCCAGCGCGCGGCGCTCGGCAGCCGCGGCCTCCTCCTGGGCCCGCTTGAGCGGGTTGCCGCTCTTGCGCTTGCCCTTGGCGGCCGGCGCCTTCTTGGCCGACTTCTTGCCGCCACCGCCCATGCCGGGGATCCCCGGCATGCCCGGGATGCCCTTGCCGGAGGCCATCGCGGTCATCATCTTGCGGGCGTCGAAGAAGCGCTCGACCAGGTTGCTGACCTCACCGACGCCGACGCCCGAACCCTTGGCGATGCGCAGCCGGCGCGAGCCGTTGATGAGCTTCGGGTCGGTCCGCTCGGCCGGGGTCATCGACTTGATGATCGCGCCGACGCGGTTGACGTCCTTGTCGTCGATGTTGTTGATCTGCTCGCGGATCTGGCCCATGCCCGGGAGCATGCCGAGCAGCTTGGAGATCGAGCCCATCTTCTGGACCTGCTCCAGCTGCGACAGGAAGTCGTCGAGCGTGAAGTCCTTGCCGCCGCCCTGCAGCTTGGCGGCCATCTTCTCGGCCTCGGCCTGCGAGAAGGTCTGCTCGGCCTTCTCGATCAGCGAGAGCATGTCGCCCATGCCGAGGATGCGCGAGGCCATCCGGTCGGGGTGGAAGGCGTCGAACTCGTCGACCTTCTCGCCGTTGGAGGCGAACATGATCTGCCGGCCGGTGACGTGCGCCACCGAGAGGGCCGCGCCGCCGCGGGCGTCGCCGTCCAGCTTGGAGAGCACCACACCGGTGAAGTCGACGCCCTCGAGGAAGGCCTGAGCGGTGGTCACCGCGTCCTGGCCGATCATCGCGTCGACGACGAAGAGCACCTCGTCGGGGTCGACCGCGGCGCGGATGTCGGCGGCCTGCCGCATCAGCTCGGCGTCGATGCCCAGGCGGCCGGCGGTGTCGACGATGACGACGTCGTGCTGCTTCTGCTTGGCGTACTCGATCGCGTCGCGGGCGACCTTGACCGGGTCGCCGACGCCGTTGCCCGGCTCGGGGCCGAAGAAGGCCACGCCGGCCCGGTCGGCCACCACGTTGAGCTGGGTCACCGCGTTGGGGCGCTGCAGGTCGCAGGCGACCAGCAGCGGGGTGTGCTTCTGCTGCTTCAGCCAGAATCCGAGCTTCCCGGCCAGCGTGGTCTTGCCGGCACCCTGCAGACCGGCCAGCATGATCACGGTCGGGCCGGTCTTGGCGTACCGCAGGCGACGGGTCTCGCCACCGAGGATGTTGATGAGCTCCTCGTTGACGATCTTGACGATCTGCTGCGCCGGGTTCAGCGCGCCGGAGACCTCGGAGCCCAGCGCGCGCTCCTTGACCTGCTTGATGAAGGCCCGCACCACCGGCAGCGCGACATCCGCCTCCAGCAGGGCGATCCGGATCTCCCGGGCGGTGGCATCGATGTCCGCCTCACTGAGGCGGCCCTTGCCCCGGAGGTTCTTGAACGTCGCTGCGAGGCGGTCGGAAAGAGTGTCGAACACGTCGGTCGCGGGTCCCTTGCGGCATCGGTATGAGTACGGTCGTCGCCCACCAGGGTATCCGCAGACCCCGGGGTCGGGCCCCACCCGGTCAGCGCAGTGCCCGGCGAAGCCGCTCCGCGACCGCCAGGGCCTCCTCCCGGGCGAGCGGCGCGCCGCCCGCGTCGGTCAGGTAGAAGGCGTCCACCACGTCCGCGCCCAGCGTGCTGACGTGGGCGGTGCGTACCCGCACACCCGCCTCGTCCAGGGCGCGGCCGATCCGGTGCAGCAGGCCGGGGACGTCGTGCGCGCGCACCTCCAGCACGGTGGCGCTGGCCGAGGCGCCGCCCGGCAGCACCGTCACCACCGGCGGCGGGGTGCTGATGCCGGGCCGGCGCGGCACCGCCGCGTCCCGTTCGGCCAGCCGCCGCCCGGGGTCCAGCGAGCCGTCCAGCGCCCGGCGCAGATCGGCGCGCAGCCGGGCCGCCTCCGGCAGCTCGCCGAACTCCGCGGCCACCCGCCAGGAGAGCAGCAGCACCGGTCCGGCCCCGATCGGGTCCAGTTCGCGCAGGGTGAGCGAGCGGACGGTGAGCCGGTTGAGCGCCAACACCCCGGCGACGGTGCCGAGCAACCCGGGGCGGTCGGGGATGGCCAGCGCCAGCTCGACGCCCATCGGCTCGTGCGCGAGGGTGTCGGGCGCCAACGCCTCGTGCCCCGCCTCCGCCCGCATCGCCAGCGCCGGCTCCATGGTCCTGGCCGCCTCCACCGCGAGCCGCTCGTCCGCCGCCGAGGCCGCCGAAGCCGCCACCGGCCGCGGCGCGGGCCCCTCCCCCGCCAGCACCACCGCCGCGCGCTCCACCAGCCCGGCCACCAGGGCGGCCCGCCAGGCGCTCCAGGCGGCCGGCCCGGTGGCGAGCGCGTCCGCCTCGGTCAGCGCGTGCAGCAGCTCCAGGTGCTGGGCGGTGCCCACCGCCTTGGCGATCACCTCGACGGTGGCCGGGTCGTCCGGGTCGCGGCGGGTCGCGGTGTCGACCAGCGTCAGGTGGTGGCGCACCAGCAGGGCCAGCGTCTCCGTGTCGTCCTGGTCGAAGCCCATCCGGGCGGCCACGTCGCGCACGATCACCTCGCCGGCCTGCGAGTGGTCCCCCGGCCAGCCCTTGCCCAGGTCGTGCAGCAGGGCGGCGACCAGCAGCAGGTCGGGGCGGGCCACCCGGCGGGTCAGCGCGGCGGCC
Coding sequences within:
- the proS gene encoding proline--tRNA ligase → MAKAPVLTPQADDFPRWYQDLINKAELADNGPVRGTMVIRPYGYGLWERMQQEMDARIKKAGAQNAYFPMFIPQSYLTKEAEHVEGFAPELAVVTHGGGKQLEEPVVVRPTSETIINEYFSKWVQSHRDLPLLINQWANVVRWELRPRVFLRTTEFLWQEGHTAHATYEDARAYASMIHTDVYGDFMTNVLGIDVVLGRKTAKERFAGAINTLTLEGMMGDGKALQMGTSHELGQNFAKAFNTTYQLQGAEREYVWQTSWGVSTRMVGGLIMSHGDDNGLRVPPRLAAVQAVVLAIKGDDAVVAKVREIGAALEAAGIRTVVDDRTDTPFGRRAVDWELKGVPLRIEVGPRDLEAGTAMLARRIPGGKEPVAIEGLAALLPGVLEEDQAQLLRESRERREARTVDVKNIDEAIEAAATGWGRISWAELGPQGEAKLAEQGVSVRCIVAADGSVPAADDQEGNVAIVARAY
- a CDS encoding class I SAM-dependent methyltransferase, which produces MASAHGTAIAAPIQPTPAARARDWAEIQERTLVPLYEAVHQRLAVGPALSLLDLGCRSGLALLLAAGRGAQVAGLEPDPELRELARARRLPVAPGPGATRSAHGAVTVFEPLRLAEEPRRVAREAARLVLPGGLVVLAGLAPEQACQSAAVLEVARRRGGPGRLLDPFRLSGAGELAGLAAGAGLRVVGSGQVACPFGYPDLDSAVRGLLATGWFDAALAYAGAAPVAKEVAEALHPFTRADDTVRMANVFQYVLGRRT
- the ftsH gene encoding ATP-dependent zinc metalloprotease FtsH; translated protein: MVRKVTEPVPPRQSPEQPWRSEGAPPPPPPVPPRRKMPGGWVGLILTALAVFLISDLLLSFFGNGGGTTISYTEFNNELTKGNVAKIYAKGDAIEGTLKAAAAKPDGGKGDYTEFTTQRPSFANDNLYSTLLTQGVEVTAEPVVQQRSFLANLLISLAPMLLLVVIWVLLARRLAGGPGGGPLGRKAPPKPVVPEEGKRTTFADVAGIDEVKAELTEVVDFLKNPGAYRRLGARMPGGVLLAGPPGTGKTLLARAVAGEAGVPFFSASASEFIEMIVGVGASRVRELFAEARKVAPAIIFIDEIDTIGRKRGGGNTMGGHDEREQTLNQILTEMDGFSGSEGVVVLAATNRADVLDPALLRPGRFDRVVNVSPPDRDGRTAILAIHARDVPLAQGTSLAEIAKTTPGMTGAELANLVNEAALLAVRRKQDAVGQRDLSDALEKVQLGAVRPLVMPEADRRRTAYHESGHALLGMLQPGADPVRKVTIVPRGRALGVTMSTPEADRYSYTEEYLRGRIIGALGGMAAEQVVYGVVTTGAESDLEQVTNIARGMAGRWGMSERVGRLTAIPDDSQGAYGLSAAPATLDLVDHEARRIVAECYEEALGLLEEHRGRLNALAAALLEHETLDEEAAYRAAGIARSSE
- a CDS encoding GNAT family N-acetyltransferase encodes the protein MSRVTIRAPRPSDAVLYAASVRRSAEHIGRWNPVEPDGLPDLLQRQGPGLRSYLIVDTAESGLVGKCNVSNIVMGRYCNAALGYDSYLPYAGTGRMSEGMRQVLDSCFADQTAGGLGLHRLEINVQPENERSIALARRLGFRHEGFTPRMLFLAGAWRDHERFALTAEEWQPLGARG
- the ffh gene encoding signal recognition particle protein; the protein is MFDTLSDRLAATFKNLRGKGRLSEADIDATAREIRIALLEADVALPVVRAFIKQVKERALGSEVSGALNPAQQIVKIVNEELINILGGETRRLRYAKTGPTVIMLAGLQGAGKTTLAGKLGFWLKQQKHTPLLVACDLQRPNAVTQLNVVADRAGVAFFGPEPGNGVGDPVKVARDAIEYAKQKQHDVVIVDTAGRLGIDAELMRQAADIRAAVDPDEVLFVVDAMIGQDAVTTAQAFLEGVDFTGVVLSKLDGDARGGAALSVAHVTGRQIMFASNGEKVDEFDAFHPDRMASRILGMGDMLSLIEKAEQTFSQAEAEKMAAKLQGGGKDFTLDDFLSQLEQVQKMGSISKLLGMLPGMGQIREQINNIDDKDVNRVGAIIKSMTPAERTDPKLINGSRRLRIAKGSGVGVGEVSNLVERFFDARKMMTAMASGKGIPGMPGIPGMGGGGKKSAKKAPAAKGKRKSGNPLKRAQEEAAAAERRALGPAAGQQEPTQGGAFGIGAGKGPSDFELPKEFKDLL